The DNA window AAGGGGTTGGCTGGCTGCTCCAACACCACGCGCTCAAACTGTTCGGGGGTGAGTTGGTCCTTCAGCAAGGTGAGCCATTGTTGGACCGGTGGTGCTGGGGGAAGCGCTTCGCCCTTGCGTTCATCGCGTGCATTCCAGCTGATGAGGAGATGTTGTCGCGCGGACATCAAGGCTTCCAGCAGGACGTAGCGGTCCTGATCTGTGCTCGATGGATCGCCGAGTCGGCGCTGCTGTTCCAAGAGGTGAAAGCCGGCGCGTTCCTGTTGACGTGGAAAGTCTTGTGAATCCAGCCCCATCAGCACGATCAGCCGATGGGGAATCGCCCGCATGGGCTCTAGGGCGCTGATCGTTAGGGCACCACTGCGGTGGCCAAAACGACCGCTATCGGCGGAGAGGGCTTCATCAAGAATGGAGACCACGACGGAGAGGTCAAGGTCAAGAGTGCACTCAGATGCCTGTTGCTGCATCGTGTCGAGTGCTTGGACGATCGCTTGTTGCTCCCAGGCCCAGTCCCCTCCATCGCCATAAAGATGCTGGAGAAGCTGATTCAACTGGGAGGTCCAAGCGCTGGGGGGATGGGGTTGACGTAGACGCGTGATCCATTGCGCTAGTCCATCTAGAAGCGGCCACCATTGTTCGAGTTGCTGAATGGTGAGCCCCCCCTGGTAAGGAGCACAGCCTCCAGGAGCAAGACCTGGTTCGGCAGGCAGCACCAGGCCAAGCAGCCAGCGATCTAGACACCAACGGAGGCTATGGGTGTCATCGCCACCCCGCTCTACGCCATTCACCCCCCAACGGAAGCCGGTCTGTTGGAGGCACTGGGTGATGCGCACGGCATCCGTGGCCGTGATGCCTTGGAGGACTTGCAGGGCGGGGTTGGCGAGAAGAGCCTCAAGCCCGGAGGCTGTTAAGCGCTCACTTGCCAGCCTTAACAGGGCCATAAATCCTTGGCTCAGGCCTGGAGTGGATTGTTGGCTGCGATCGGTGAGTCTCCAGGGAATGCTCACTCCCGTGGCGTCTTGATCACCGAAGACGGAGGTGAGGAGCGGGGCATAGCGCTCCACATCTGGAGTCATCACCAAGACATCTCGCGGCTCCAGGCTTGGATCAGAGGCCAGCCATTGCAGGATCTGATCGCGGACCAGTTGCACTTCTCTCCATGGTCCTGCGCAGGCCAAAAAGCGCAACGAGCGGTCTTGATCAGCAGGCGTGAGGGGTGGTGCGCTTCCATCCACCAGCTGTTGTTGCACTTGCTCCAGGAGCGTGGCTGGCCGACCTTCGGATGCAGCGATCTGAATCGGCGCGGCGAAGAGGTCTCCCTGATCCCATTGGCCGAGAAAGCAATCACCGTTGCCTTCTAACAGCAACTGAAACTCAGCTCCCATGCGTCCCAAGATCGCCTCCAGACGGGGCGATTCCAAAAGCCAGGGCCCATCGGGTGGGGTGTTCCATGCTTGTCCGAGCGTTTGTCTCCTCTGTTCGGAGCGTTGCCATAGCTCTGGACAGGGTGTGAGCAGGTAAAGCTCGATCGCCATCAGGCCCGATAAGCCCTGCAGGAGCTCCACCTGCACCGGGGCGAGATTGCTGATGCCAAACAGACGCAATCGAGGCGGAAGGGCTGCTGCTGGAACATCACCTGCCCGCAAACGTTCCACGGCCTTTTGCACTTGGAGACCAAAGGGATCACAGGGGAGGCTTGCGGCCAGGGCCCGAACGAGTTGTGGTTGCCAGCGCAAATGAGCCGGTAGGTCAGCGTCTCCGTGGCCCTCAATCCATTGGCTCAGTTCCTGCGGTCGGTAGAGGGCGTAGTCATCCACCGCATCGGCGAGGCAGCGGGCAAGCTGCCAATGATCACGATTGAGCCGTCCAGCGGCGCTTGCGTGTTGCTCCCACCAGAGTTTCAGGCTTTCAGCAGTGGGGTGGTCGAGAAGATCGGGGAGCACTTTTAAAACCGACCAAACCAGTCGTTCTGCCCGCCAAGGATCTTCGCTGCTTGGATCGAGATCCAAGATGCAGCGCACCAGCTGACGTAAGCGCGATCCAGGAAAGGGAAAACGCACCAGAGCACTGATGCCATTGGCTTTGGCAAGCTGCTCGCCGAGCCATCGGCTTGTGGGCCAGGTGTTGACGACAATCTCCAGCTCTTCAAACGGACCTGGGGGGTCAAGCGTCAGCGTTTGAGCCAGAAGCGTTGCAAGAAACTCTGTGCGATTGCTGCGGTAAACCGTTAGCAAGGCTCTACCTGGACCGATGGGGCCGTCCGGTTGCGTGGAGCAGCCGTATCCACCTGTACTCCCTCTACCTGCACAACGGCCTCTGTTTCTGGGCAGTAAGCCGAGAGTTTTCCTCCATACACCGCACCCGTGTCAATCATCACGATCTGACCATGTCGTTCCACATCCGTTCGAGGGGTATGACCAATCACGACCAGTCCACGGCTGCCGTCGTAATGCTCCCAGAAGGTCTCACGGATGGTCAGGTTGGGAGAACCATTGGCGTCGAACCCTGCGTGGGTTGCCAGCCATCCGTCTCCCTGAAAAACATCGGGGAGCTGATCCAGCCGCTTAAGCCATGGGTTGGGGCTGGTCAGGGACGCTTCGCTGACGCTCTGTAGGAGCGCCTGCTCATGATTTCCGCGCAGCCAGGTCGCCCGTCCAGCCGTGACTAAAGACCAAACCAAGTGCATCGTGGAGGAGGTATCGGGCCCACGGTTGATCACATCTCCGCAAAACACGACGTGGTCATTCTTTGGTAGAGCGCTGAGTAGACGCTGCAGCGGTTGATAGCAGCCATGCACGTCTCCGATCACCCAGTGGTTGCACGGGAGTGATGACATGCCAAACAGGCCATAGCGTCATCACATTAATTCCCTTTACTGGTACGAATGCGATGCGTGGAAATGCTTACCCTGATGGCCGTTGTGAACACGCTGTGGACCCACGATCATTGCCAGTGGCTCGTCGCGTGAGCTTGCTCGTGAACGCTCTCGACGGTGCACAACGCACCAATGAGGCTCTCGCTGCTTGTACCAATGGCGAAGAGATGCTCGACGTGCTCCTGGACGCGTCGATGAAATTAAGGCTTGGTCTCACGCGAGAGCAGCTTCGCAATACACCGCCGATTCGAGATTGGGTTTGGTGGAAAAACAAAAATGCTCTTGTCACGATTGGAGACTAAATTCTCGCTTTTTTGCGAATCAGGTTGTCTCTATTTAGTCAGGCTGTTTGACTCGTAATTTTCAATTGATTTAAGGTAGTGCTTGCTGTAGATTTTGTGCTCTTGATAGTGATTCAGGAAGCAAGATCTATTCTCTATTTAGGCGAGTATTCGGCATCAATACTTCATCTAACAATAGGGGTGCTAAGTGGCAAGGGGCTTTTGGCGATTCCTGTTACTGCTCTAGGCATAAATTAAGGGAGAATGTAAATTATTTCGATGTCATGGTACCTCAGTAATTTTCGGACTCATTAAGGCAATGGTCAAGACTGTTTAACGTTTTTAATTCTCAACTGGCTGAATAACGATTTCCCCATTGTCTAGCCTGGTTCTTCAACCATCTTCTCAATAAAGTGATTTAAATAGAACTTGGCGTGGTTCAACTTTCTGGACGGATTGTGAGCCTTGGTGGCCTCTTCGATAGCCCCATCTGAAATCTCCTCTCTGATCTCAGCGTTTGCAAGCCACTGTCTCAGCTATGGCCTGCAGCGTGAACATGGAATAAGCCAAACTAGTTTCTCTGTCTCTATCTCCTAGATCACAAGGTCCGCTTCTGAGGCTGCTTTAACCACTTCAAGGTCGATAAACGACGTAGGCTTCAAATGGTCGATGAAGTGAATGCGTGCAGCATCCGACTTAATCCATTGGTTGAGCTGTTCCTTGCTTTGAAGCTCGGGGACGTTTAGATTTACCGAAATAGTGGCCAGTAGAGTGATCTTTTGTGAGTATTCCATTGTTTAAAACTTAATAGACACTAAAGGAAATTGCTTGAAAGATTAATCAACGAGCATTGTGAGTTTGTATGTGTTTATTGTAGTTCTAATTGTAGGGAAGAATCCAGTTCTTGAGACTAGTCGAAGGATTTGTCCGCACTTTCTGAACCATTTGGCTTAAGTTTCTTTGCTGTGTCAAAAGTGGTCATGAAGATTGATTTGAAGTCTCAATTATATTGATGGTTAGTTGATGGATTTCATTTGTTTTTGAGGAGATCGCAATCATCGCCGATGCCGTAGATAACAGTGTCGTCGTTGATGCTGAGAGGAATAGGCCTTTCATTAAATGATGAAACATGGTCCAGCTATGCTTAGCAATAAGGTGGCAACTGCGATTAATTGAAAACTGATTTAAGAATCACAGATAAACGCGATTATATTCGTCACCCTTATAAGAGTCCATCACTTTTTTTGAAGTGAGTCATCAAGTCTCATTGCTCGGCTGATTCAAGAAACTCAGTGCATAAAATAATCTGAATGAACTCACAAGGATATGTTCAGTTGATATCTTTGATTAAGAGCCTCCAGCACAATAACGGACACTACCCATTATTCTTAAGGAGTCGATCTTTTCACCTTGTTTCGATGAGTTTTTAACATGATGAGCAATACAAGTGTTTTGGGACGATGCCTGTTTGGCAATCGGGATGAGTAAAATGAAGCCTCCTACTATAGCTAGTGCTACTAAGCATTTTTCTGGAATTCTAGAAAGCGACATTTCAAAGGAAATTGATTGATGTAGCTAACGATACACAATTATTGGCATGATTTCAGAAATAAAAGGTTCCCTGCTGGTTGTGTTTGGTCTTACGTCTGGTTTGATGGCAGCTATGATCATCACAACCCTACTTGATGTTTTTGACTAATTTAGAATGGTTTTGCATCCCATTTAGTGCCTAAAGCATTATACTACTCAGAATTTACTTTGTTTCGATGCTAGGTTTATGACATGTTTCAGGTATTTTTAGCCCTGAATGTGTTTGTCATGCCACTTTGTTTCATTTGGCCATGAAGCTGTAGTAAATTCGACTCAATCCCCTTCGCCGATCAGGCTAGCCGTCTTACTGATGGGATTAAAAAGATTCGAGGTCTACTGAATGCAGGTAATTTTGATTAATCTGCATGATTTTTGTATCGATTTGTTTGCTGTGTAAGGGTCGATTTTGCCTGCTCAAGGTTGTTATTGTGGTTAAAGTCTTGGTATCTAGCTTGTAAGCATCCTGATAGAGGTATAATTTGATAGTAATGCCCAGAAAGCTGATGACAGGGAAAAATTTTAAGCCAGCTAGTTTGAAGCAGCGTATTTCTTCTCTTGCTCAGCAAATCAAAACCAAGAAAACTCTTATTCAAAGCGTTATTGATCAAAAGCATGAGCTAAGACAGTCTTACATTGTATCAATGGAAAAAATTCGTCAGAATATAGTTGAAAAATGCTCAGAAGTTTATAGTATTCAAGACGATTATGATTCAGAAATCGTACGCCTCGACAAGGAGGAGCAAGTCTTAACTCTTGAGCTCGATGAGCTTTTAAATCAAAGAGATCAGCTTAGTAAAACTCTTTTAGATCAGAACACTGGCCTATCCTTTCCCAAAAAGCTTGTTTTACTTCTTTTAACTTTTTCTTTTTTTGTTGTTTGCTCGGCATTGTTGGTTATGCAAAAGCATGTCCTGCTCAAGCATGTTCCTCAACAGCAAGAAGTTCTCGATTAATATCTTGTCCTCAATGAACCAGGTTGTAAGGCAAATTTCGCATTCACCTCTCAAACACAATAACTTTATTCATCAGCAGTGCCGCGATTTTACTCATAGGGTTTGTGATTCGGCTCAGTGCATTAGGTTTATCCCATATCTCTTGAATAAAATCAAAGCCTGATCTAAGCTTCTATGTGATCTGTTTGTCTCTTGCCTCCTCAACGAATAGAGGCACCATCTATGCAGATACCAGCTCTCCTGCTAATTGTCTTCGATTCTGCGCGATACCGACAATCAGCCCTAACCCTCGCAGTATTCGGCATCATTTACTAAGCAACTCTTGAGGGTGGGAATGACTATTGAATCCACTCAGTGACTGTTACCCCTAGGAGCCTCTGCATTCACGCCACTAGCTGTCGGTGTTCGATCAACTTTGCTGCTAGCTGTTTTTTGGCACGCTCAACTTTCTGACGAACTCGTTCTCGGCTTATTCCGATTTCGTTGGCGATTGATTGAAGGCTCTCTTCACCAATCACATTGCGCCGCAGCAATTCTTGGTCATTATTCTGAGCTAATTTTGTGTGCAGTTGGAGGCTGTCTCGGACTGTTTCCCATTGGAATTTGTCGATGTGGAGTGTGGACTGTTCGTCGCACAGCATTTCACTCAGGGTTGAGCCATCACCGTCCCCCCCCAGTCTCATATCTAAGGATGTGGGTCTCTTTGCTACAAGTGCATGGCGTAAGTTTTTAAGTTGTTCATCGCTGATCTGAAGCTGATCACAAATCTCTAGATCGGTTAATCCTCTTGGTAAGTGATTGAGCTTGGTGATCAACTGATTCAGGGAGACTGGAACTCGGATCGTAGATCCTGTCTGATCGATAGCCCTGCTGATCGATTGACGGATCCACCAGTAGGCGTAGGTGCTGAATTTGTAGCCCAGTTCTGGGTCGAATTTTTCGACTGCTCGGTTTAGGCCAATGCAGCCTTCCTGAATTAAATCTCCCCACTCCAATTGGCCGAGTTGGCGATGCATGTATTTCCTTGAAACATTGACCACAAGCCTGAGGTTGGCCTTGATCATTCGATCCTTAGCTCTTTTCCCAGCTCTTATTTGGCTGCGGGTTGCCTTGGGTGACTGGCTTAACTTCACAGCCGTTCCGAGAGTGATCTCCTCTGCCGCTGTGAGCAATGGGGTTCGGCCCATCTCGTTCTTGAATTGGTCGATATTGCCGTTATCCAAGAATGGCATTCAGCTCAGAGCGATGGACTATCAAAGGAACTTTGGCGCGTGTTGTCCTTCCTTGATGTGAGATCCATCACCATTGGCATGATCCTGCTTTAGTACTTATGAACTTGCTTGTGGCTTCGTGAGGGGCAGCTGTTCGCGTTCAATCGTTAGGTGGCTTCTGCAGGAACAGGGTTGAGTCGCTTTCATTTTTTGAGTAATCGCTGGTTACTCGTTTGTATGGGCTCTTTATTGTTTTCATCACCATAAAGAATGCTTAAAATTCTTTTGATGGAACCAGTAAAAAAATCCACCGATTTTGCGAGTCCATGGCTTTTGATTTTTACGTTCGATCTTCCATCCGAAGGTCGCCGCGTATCTCCCTGTTTTACAATCAATGATCATGGCTGTTGTCTGTTTTAGACCATTTGGAGGCCTGACGCCCAATTCTGGAACGCCAATGGCTAATGCAAATTGCTCATTGCTGACTGGGTCTCGGATGTTTTTAATTGCTGCTCTTGGTTCGTCAAAGCTAACAACTCCCATTGCAGATGTTGATTTAATGCGGTATCCATCACTGTGGGTGCAGCAGAAGACCAGCAACCCCAGCCATGAGCGGGGTTTTTATGACAGACGCAGTGGTTTGACTAAAACCGCTCGATAGGTCATTTCTTTCGTCGTGTTTTGTCTAGCGGTCTTCAGCAGGGGTGAGTCCACCTTTCAACCCTTTTCAGTCGTTACCTCCATCAAAATCTATTGATTTGAGCGCGAGGTTTATGCGGTCTTCTGCTTCAAGTGCTTTATTCGGTCCTCTTGTCGCCCCATCAA is part of the Synechococcus sp. WH 8016 genome and encodes:
- a CDS encoding RNA polymerase sigma factor RpoD/SigA, which produces MPFLDNGNIDQFKNEMGRTPLLTAAEEITLGTAVKLSQSPKATRSQIRAGKRAKDRMIKANLRLVVNVSRKYMHRQLGQLEWGDLIQEGCIGLNRAVEKFDPELGYKFSTYAYWWIRQSISRAIDQTGSTIRVPVSLNQLITKLNHLPRGLTDLEICDQLQISDEQLKNLRHALVAKRPTSLDMRLGGDGDGSTLSEMLCDEQSTLHIDKFQWETVRDSLQLHTKLAQNNDQELLRRNVIGEESLQSIANEIGISRERVRQKVERAKKQLAAKLIEHRQLVA
- a CDS encoding metallophosphoesterase; this translates as MSSLPCNHWVIGDVHGCYQPLQRLLSALPKNDHVVFCGDVINRGPDTSSTMHLVWSLVTAGRATWLRGNHEQALLQSVSEASLTSPNPWLKRLDQLPDVFQGDGWLATHAGFDANGSPNLTIRETFWEHYDGSRGLVVIGHTPRTDVERHGQIVMIDTGAVYGGKLSAYCPETEAVVQVEGVQVDTAAPRNRTAPSVQVEPC
- a CDS encoding exodeoxyribonuclease V subunit gamma, with protein sequence MLTVYRSNRTEFLATLLAQTLTLDPPGPFEELEIVVNTWPTSRWLGEQLAKANGISALVRFPFPGSRLRQLVRCILDLDPSSEDPWRAERLVWSVLKVLPDLLDHPTAESLKLWWEQHASAAGRLNRDHWQLARCLADAVDDYALYRPQELSQWIEGHGDADLPAHLRWQPQLVRALAASLPCDPFGLQVQKAVERLRAGDVPAAALPPRLRLFGISNLAPVQVELLQGLSGLMAIELYLLTPCPELWQRSEQRRQTLGQAWNTPPDGPWLLESPRLEAILGRMGAEFQLLLEGNGDCFLGQWDQGDLFAAPIQIAASEGRPATLLEQVQQQLVDGSAPPLTPADQDRSLRFLACAGPWREVQLVRDQILQWLASDPSLEPRDVLVMTPDVERYAPLLTSVFGDQDATGVSIPWRLTDRSQQSTPGLSQGFMALLRLASERLTASGLEALLANPALQVLQGITATDAVRITQCLQQTGFRWGVNGVERGGDDTHSLRWCLDRWLLGLVLPAEPGLAPGGCAPYQGGLTIQQLEQWWPLLDGLAQWITRLRQPHPPSAWTSQLNQLLQHLYGDGGDWAWEQQAIVQALDTMQQQASECTLDLDLSVVVSILDEALSADSGRFGHRSGALTISALEPMRAIPHRLIVLMGLDSQDFPRQQERAGFHLLEQQRRLGDPSSTDQDRYVLLEALMSARQHLLISWNARDERKGEALPPAPPVQQWLTLLKDQLTPEQFERVVLEQPANPLDPRNFLANRSGSAFSSDRHHLDARLNLDRRDPMGVSKNSLGLAHPLHWTPVGDADGLDTDAVSRWLEAPQRYWLKARGLETREWSTPVEDLSALELEERQRQSLLNQSFLDQIDWLATDSSLKWEHALPGEWAKQLRGQGTLPPGAAGLLAANRLEQRWQNLQQTLLHLGPLQCESIRAESESRTVLRAGSTTVWVSAGRLQSRTALGGWFTHLIQQAAGGSTPTAVICRCDSSAKADQFQIALHWQPLDRERAQELLLSLKALAHAGAETCWPVPPASGLARALTLNKGLEKANRAFESRWDGGFAGMGERERPEMQLCFGDHFDADNFLSEAGFEEAFQALYAPMLEAQRP